In the Balaenoptera acutorostrata chromosome 7, mBalAcu1.1, whole genome shotgun sequence genome, one interval contains:
- the LEP gene encoding leptin, with protein sequence MRCGPLCRFLWLWPYLSYIEAVPIRKVQDDTKTLIKTIVTRINDISHTQSVSSKQRVTGLDFIPGLLPVLSLSKMDQTLAIYQQILTSLPSRNVIQISNDLENLRDLLHLLASSKSCPLPQARALETLESLGGVLEASLYSTEVVALSRLQGSLQDMLRQLDLSPGC encoded by the exons ATGCGTTGTGGACCCCTGTGCCGATTCCTGTGGCTTTGGCCCTATCTGTCCTACATTGAAGCTGTGCCCATCCGAAAAGTCCAGGATGACACCAAAACCCTCATCAAGACGATTGTCACCAGGATCAATGACATATCACACACG CAGTCCGTCTCCTCCAAACAGAGGGTCACTGGTTTGGACTTCATCCCTGGGCTCCTCCCTGTCCTGAGTTTGTCCAAGATGGACCAGACATTGGCGATCTACCAACAGATCCTCACCAGTCTGCCTTCCAGAAATGTGATCCAAATATCTAATGACCTGGAGAACCTCCGGGACCTTCTCCACCTGCTGGCCTCCTCCAAGAGCTGCCCCTTGCCCCAGGCCAGAGCCCTGGAGACCTTGGAGAGCCTGGGCGGCGTCCTGGAAGCCTCCCTCTACTCCACGGAGGTGGTGGCCCTGAGCAGGCTGCAGGGGTCTCTGCAGGACATGCTGCGGCAGCTGGACCTCAGCCCTGGGTGCTGA